One genomic window of Vibrio mangrovi includes the following:
- the rhlB gene encoding ATP-dependent RNA helicase RhlB yields MKKTHITEQKFADLGLDPQVTAGLEQKGFAYCTPIQALALPVVLSGRDIAGQAQTGTGKTLAFLTATFNHLLTTPASEEREPTQPRAIIMAPTRELAIQIFNDAEPLVQSTGLKVALAYGGESYDKQQSKLQQGVDVLVGTTGRIIDFYKQKVFNLNHIQVVVLDEADRMFDLGFIKDIRFLFRRMPAPKSRLNMLFSATLSYRVQELAFEHMNSPEHVVVEPEQKTGHRIKEELFYPSNEHKMALLQTLIEEEWPDRAIIFANTKHKCERVWGHLAADGHRVGLLTGDVPQKKRERILEQFTQGQLDILVATDVAARGLHIPQVTHVFNYDLPDDSEDYVHRIGRTGRAGASGHSISFACEEYAINLPGIESYIEHSIPVSDYDASALLTDLPKPFKLASSKPARRTNTGGSRSGRQNGRNNNSSRKRPRKPTHQSKDS; encoded by the coding sequence ATGAAAAAGACGCATATCACAGAGCAAAAATTCGCCGACCTGGGATTAGACCCTCAGGTTACAGCAGGTTTGGAACAAAAAGGGTTTGCATATTGCACACCAATCCAAGCCTTGGCGCTGCCGGTAGTGCTCTCCGGCCGTGACATTGCAGGCCAAGCCCAGACTGGGACTGGTAAAACGCTTGCGTTTCTTACTGCAACCTTCAATCATCTGCTAACAACCCCTGCCAGTGAAGAGCGGGAGCCAACTCAGCCACGAGCAATTATTATGGCACCAACTCGTGAGTTAGCGATACAAATTTTTAACGATGCAGAACCACTCGTGCAGAGTACCGGTTTAAAAGTTGCGCTGGCTTATGGCGGTGAAAGCTATGACAAACAGCAATCGAAGCTACAGCAAGGTGTCGATGTTCTGGTCGGAACCACCGGTCGTATTATCGATTTCTACAAACAGAAGGTATTTAATCTGAATCATATTCAGGTTGTCGTTCTTGATGAAGCCGACCGGATGTTTGATCTTGGTTTTATCAAAGATATCCGTTTCCTGTTCCGCCGGATGCCTGCACCAAAGAGTCGTCTGAACATGTTATTCTCTGCAACCCTTTCTTATCGGGTTCAGGAGCTGGCATTTGAGCATATGAACAGTCCGGAACACGTCGTCGTTGAACCGGAACAGAAAACCGGTCACCGGATTAAGGAAGAACTGTTCTATCCATCCAACGAGCACAAAATGGCTCTGTTACAGACATTAATTGAAGAAGAGTGGCCGGACAGAGCAATTATTTTTGCCAACACGAAACACAAGTGTGAACGAGTCTGGGGACATCTGGCTGCTGACGGCCACAGAGTCGGTCTGTTAACCGGTGATGTTCCGCAAAAGAAACGCGAACGCATTCTGGAACAGTTCACTCAGGGTCAGTTGGATATTCTGGTTGCGACCGATGTTGCAGCCCGTGGTTTGCACATTCCTCAGGTCACACATGTTTTCAACTATGATTTACCTGACGACAGTGAAGATTATGTCCACCGTATTGGCCGGACAGGCCGGGCCGGAGCCAGTGGTCACTCAATCAGTTTCGCCTGTGAAGAATATGCTATTAATCTGCCGGGGATCGAATCATACATTGAACATTCGATTCCGGTTTCAGATTATGATGCCAGTGCACTGCTGACGGACTTACCTAAACCATTTAAGCTCGCTTCGTCAAAACCGGCGAGAAGAACCAATACCGGTGGTTCGCGCTCCGGACGTCAGAATGGACGTAATAATAACTCATCCAGAAAACGTCCACGTAAGCCAACCCATCAGAGTAAGGATAGCTGA
- the accB gene encoding acetyl-CoA carboxylase biotin carboxyl carrier protein: MDIRKIKKLIELVEESGIAELEISEGEESVRISRHGAPAPAPIHYAAAPAPIAAPAPVAAPAPEAASAPAESSIPAGHQVLSPMVGTFYRSPSPESKPFVEVGQKVSVGEPLCIVEAMKMMNQIESDKSGVVTAILVENGQPVEFDQPLVIIE, from the coding sequence ATGGATATTCGTAAAATTAAAAAACTTATCGAATTAGTTGAAGAATCAGGCATTGCTGAACTGGAAATTTCTGAAGGCGAAGAGTCGGTACGCATCAGCCGTCATGGCGCCCCGGCTCCGGCTCCGATTCATTACGCTGCTGCGCCGGCTCCTATTGCAGCGCCTGCGCCAGTCGCAGCACCGGCTCCTGAAGCAGCCAGTGCTCCGGCAGAAAGTTCAATTCCTGCAGGACATCAGGTTCTTTCGCCGATGGTCGGTACTTTCTACCGTTCTCCAAGCCCAGAATCAAAACCATTTGTCGAAGTTGGTCAGAAAGTTTCTGTCGGCGAACCTCTGTGTATCGTTGAAGCCATGAAAATGATGAACCAAATCGAATCAGATAAATCAGGTGTCGTCACGGCAATCCTTGTTGAGAACGGTCAACCAGTCGAGTTCGATCAGCCTCTTGTTATCATTGAATAA
- the trxA gene encoding thioredoxin TrxA: MSDKILQLTDESFDNDVIKAAVPVLVDFWAEWCGPCKMIAPILDEIAEEYEGKLTIGKLNIDQNAGIPPKFGIRGIPTLLLFKDGNVAATKVGALSKTQLKEFLDANL; this comes from the coding sequence ATGAGTGATAAGATTTTGCAGCTGACCGATGAATCATTTGATAATGATGTAATTAAAGCTGCAGTTCCTGTTCTGGTCGATTTTTGGGCAGAATGGTGTGGTCCATGTAAAATGATTGCGCCGATTCTGGATGAAATCGCAGAAGAGTACGAAGGTAAGCTCACTATCGGTAAACTGAATATCGATCAAAATGCTGGTATACCACCTAAGTTTGGTATTCGTGGCATTCCGACACTGCTTCTTTTTAAAGATGGTAATGTCGCTGCAACGAAAGTTGGGGCATTGTCGAAGACTCAGTTAAAAGAGTTTTTGGACGCCAATTTATAG
- a CDS encoding 3'-5' exonuclease, whose protein sequence is MNRIRRKYWYYKLKDSPYRELFLPPDNQEYVSLDCETTSLDPQRAELVSIAATKIIGNRILTSQSFEVKLCAPRSLDAGSVRIHRIRHQDLNDGLTEPEALAQLLAFIGNRPLVGYHIRYDKTILDIACRKHLGFPLPNRLIEVSQLYHEQLEKLLPNAYFDLSLEAICHHLDLPLQNKHDALQDAFSAALVFVRLTKGDRPSFRSAYTP, encoded by the coding sequence ATGAACCGTATCAGACGTAAATACTGGTATTACAAACTGAAAGACTCGCCCTACCGGGAGTTATTCTTACCACCGGATAATCAGGAATATGTGTCGCTGGACTGTGAGACCACCAGTCTGGATCCACAGCGGGCAGAACTGGTTTCGATCGCGGCAACCAAAATTATCGGTAACCGGATTCTGACCAGTCAGTCATTTGAAGTGAAGTTATGTGCTCCCAGATCTCTGGATGCAGGTTCCGTCCGGATTCACCGGATTCGCCATCAGGATCTGAATGACGGCCTGACCGAGCCCGAAGCATTGGCGCAACTACTGGCGTTTATCGGTAACCGTCCGCTGGTCGGTTACCATATCCGTTATGATAAAACTATTCTGGATATCGCCTGTCGCAAACATCTGGGGTTTCCACTACCCAATCGCCTAATTGAAGTCAGCCAGCTCTACCATGAACAACTGGAAAAACTGCTGCCGAATGCTTACTTCGACCTCAGTCTGGAAGCCATTTGTCATCATCTGGACCTGCCACTGCAAAATAAGCATGATGCCTTGCAGGATGCCTTCTCCGCTGCACTGGTTTTTGTGCGCCTGACCAAAGGTGACCGGCCATCATTCCGTTCAGCCTACACTCCTTAA
- the aroQ gene encoding type II 3-dehydroquinate dehydratase, with translation MTTKFRILVLNGPNLNLLGLREPAHYGSQTLPQIVDRLRQQATQADVELEHLQSNREYELIEAIHQAYGKIDFIIINPAAFTHTSVALRDALLGVDIPFIEIHLSNVHAREPFRHHSYLSDKAQGVICGLGAQGYEFALSAAITKLQAK, from the coding sequence ATGACGACAAAATTCCGCATTCTTGTTCTAAACGGTCCTAACCTGAACTTACTGGGTTTGCGAGAACCGGCACATTACGGTTCACAGACACTTCCCCAGATAGTCGACCGGCTCCGTCAACAGGCGACTCAGGCAGATGTTGAACTGGAACATCTGCAATCTAACCGTGAATACGAACTGATCGAAGCAATTCATCAGGCATACGGAAAGATTGATTTCATCATCATCAACCCGGCAGCCTTCACACACACCAGTGTCGCACTGCGGGATGCGCTTTTGGGCGTCGATATTCCCTTTATCGAGATACATCTTTCTAACGTTCATGCTCGAGAACCCTTCCGCCACCATTCCTATCTGTCCGATAAGGCACAGGGAGTCATTTGCGGTTTAGGAGCTCAGGGCTATGAATTTGCGTTGTCAGCAGCCATTACAAAACTGCAGGCAAAATAA
- a CDS encoding DUF294 nucleotidyltransferase-like domain-containing protein, with translation MPDKFNLHSPPFDRLTPEQQQQLLATLDVAYFRARESLLRSGQSSQYLHILIKGVVEERSEDGQEVFAHYASEDIFDVRSLLDGTVRHQYVALEDTLAYQLPKSVFLDFYHQNGQFAAYFDSNLATRQALIETAQQQQNLAEFILTKVDRAIYHPPMIVTPEQTINDVTCQLKDNNCDAALVHLPENDDRLSQTTHAHPYAIITRTNMLHALTLDSLPVDTPVGQIATFPVFHVDDGEFLFNAMVMMIRNKVKRIMVCDGNEAVGMLDMTQILSAFSTHSHVLTLSIARASSIEELAIASNQQRRLVENLVSNGIRTRFIMELISAVNEQIIEKAFELIVPPVMQQQCCLLVLGSEGRGEQILKTDQDNALIVQNDLIWPDCQSVMEKLTHTLLQLGYPVCPGKVMVNNPQWVKTQQEWQTTLTQWVSQTKPEQIMNIAIMADAQAVAGNRELLLPIKNHLSQLMADQELILSEFTRPALNFSLPLTLFGNVKSSKAGLDIKQGGIFPIVHGIRALSLEYRIGVQNTFERIESLVRQRVLEQQTADNLSEALKLFFKLRLRQQLRQPDANNHLDIKSLDSTERDLLRHSLHIVKKFKQWLSYHYQIRE, from the coding sequence ATGCCGGATAAGTTCAATCTTCACTCACCACCATTTGATCGCCTGACACCAGAGCAACAACAACAGTTGCTTGCCACGCTGGATGTCGCCTATTTCCGGGCCAGGGAATCGCTGTTACGCAGCGGTCAGAGCAGCCAGTACCTGCATATCCTCATCAAAGGTGTGGTCGAAGAACGCTCGGAAGACGGGCAGGAAGTTTTTGCCCACTATGCCAGCGAAGATATTTTCGACGTCCGTTCACTGCTTGACGGAACCGTCAGGCATCAATATGTTGCGCTGGAAGACACCCTCGCTTACCAGTTACCGAAATCAGTCTTTCTGGATTTTTATCATCAGAACGGACAGTTTGCTGCTTATTTCGATAGCAACCTGGCAACCCGTCAGGCGCTGATCGAAACCGCCCAACAACAGCAGAATCTGGCGGAATTCATCTTAACCAAAGTTGATCGGGCTATTTACCATCCACCGATGATCGTCACACCGGAGCAAACCATTAACGACGTCACCTGCCAGTTAAAAGACAATAACTGCGATGCTGCTCTGGTTCATCTTCCGGAGAATGATGACCGCCTCAGTCAGACAACACATGCTCATCCTTATGCGATTATCACCCGAACGAATATGTTGCATGCGCTGACTCTTGACTCCCTGCCGGTTGACACACCGGTCGGCCAGATCGCCACTTTTCCGGTTTTCCATGTCGATGACGGCGAGTTCTTATTCAATGCGATGGTCATGATGATCCGCAATAAAGTAAAACGGATCATGGTCTGCGATGGGAATGAAGCGGTCGGAATGCTGGATATGACCCAGATCCTCAGTGCTTTCTCAACCCACTCTCATGTCCTGACACTGAGTATCGCCAGAGCTTCCAGTATTGAAGAACTCGCTATTGCCTCTAATCAGCAACGCAGGCTGGTTGAAAATCTGGTCAGTAACGGGATCAGAACCCGCTTCATTATGGAGCTGATATCCGCTGTCAACGAACAGATTATTGAAAAAGCTTTCGAACTGATTGTTCCCCCAGTGATGCAACAACAATGCTGTCTGCTGGTCCTTGGTTCAGAAGGCCGGGGAGAACAGATTCTGAAGACCGATCAGGACAATGCCCTCATCGTGCAGAACGACCTCATCTGGCCGGATTGTCAGAGCGTGATGGAAAAACTGACTCATACATTGCTGCAACTGGGATATCCGGTCTGTCCCGGGAAAGTGATGGTCAATAACCCGCAGTGGGTAAAAACTCAGCAAGAATGGCAAACAACACTCACTCAATGGGTAAGCCAGACAAAGCCGGAACAGATCATGAATATTGCCATTATGGCTGATGCTCAGGCTGTCGCCGGTAACCGGGAACTCCTGCTCCCCATCAAGAATCATCTGTCGCAATTGATGGCCGATCAGGAACTGATTCTGTCTGAATTTACCCGTCCGGCGTTAAATTTCTCCCTGCCTCTGACACTATTCGGTAATGTGAAATCATCCAAAGCCGGTCTGGATATTAAACAAGGCGGCATTTTCCCGATTGTGCATGGAATCCGGGCCCTGAGTCTGGAATACCGGATTGGGGTGCAGAATACCTTTGAGCGTATCGAATCTCTGGTCAGACAGCGTGTACTGGAACAGCAAACCGCAGATAACCTGAGTGAAGCCCTGAAACTCTTCTTTAAACTCCGTCTGAGGCAGCAGCTTCGTCAGCCGGATGCTAATAATCATCTGGACATCAAATCTCTCGACAGTACCGAGCGTGATTTACTACGGCACAGTCTGCATATCGTCAAAAAATTCAAACAGTGGCTGTCATATCACTATCAGATCCGTGAGTAA
- a CDS encoding 3-phenylpropionate MFS transporter — protein sequence MLRISPFQWISQYYFGFFFVYGVYTPFWALWLKSEGVAPADIGVIMGLAFGTRCLANLLVTPRVHRVEWYVPMLRVLSLLSIGLIAVHALAVEHLIWIALATVLFNICYGPIIPLSDSVANYYTNLKMLDYGRTRLWGSVAFIVGSLVVGWVVAHWGDDWILYTAVLGMSVTFVMSLRAPSPSPESQSEKRVVRPKLTEMFRDRQVLKFLLLISLIQGSHAAYYSFSSVYWKSVGHSEEIIGYLWSLGVIAEICIFAFSRRFFGLWSIRSMFLLASCAVLVRWSLTALTTQVGVLVFIQLLHSLTFAVAHLATIRYIQQSVPEKMVALQSLYNAIPLGAVMATMTAISGWGFENWGAKIFWGMALMGALALFVRLEPSVSVRETEIAKTTS from the coding sequence ATGCTCCGTATCTCTCCGTTTCAGTGGATCTCTCAGTACTATTTTGGTTTCTTCTTTGTCTATGGGGTTTATACGCCATTCTGGGCACTGTGGCTTAAAAGTGAGGGGGTGGCGCCTGCCGATATCGGAGTGATTATGGGGCTGGCTTTCGGAACTCGTTGTCTGGCCAATCTGCTGGTTACGCCGAGAGTTCACCGGGTTGAATGGTATGTCCCGATGCTAAGAGTGCTGAGTCTGTTGTCGATTGGGCTGATTGCAGTTCACGCACTGGCGGTGGAGCATCTGATCTGGATTGCACTGGCGACGGTATTGTTCAATATCTGCTACGGACCCATTATTCCGCTTTCCGATTCTGTGGCGAATTACTACACCAACTTGAAAATGCTCGATTACGGGCGGACCCGGTTGTGGGGTTCCGTGGCATTTATTGTTGGATCTCTGGTGGTCGGCTGGGTTGTTGCTCACTGGGGAGATGACTGGATTCTGTACACAGCTGTGCTGGGAATGAGTGTGACATTTGTGATGAGTCTGCGTGCTCCGAGTCCCAGCCCTGAGAGTCAGAGCGAGAAGCGTGTTGTACGCCCCAAACTGACGGAGATGTTCAGAGACCGGCAGGTGCTTAAGTTTTTATTGCTGATTTCGCTGATTCAGGGCAGCCATGCTGCTTATTACAGTTTCAGCTCTGTTTACTGGAAGTCAGTCGGACATTCTGAAGAAATCATTGGTTATCTGTGGAGTCTGGGCGTCATTGCGGAGATCTGTATTTTTGCATTCAGCCGGCGCTTCTTTGGTTTATGGTCTATCCGGTCGATGTTTCTGCTTGCCTCCTGTGCGGTACTGGTTCGCTGGAGTCTGACCGCGCTTACGACTCAGGTTGGTGTGCTGGTGTTTATTCAGCTCCTTCATAGTCTGACATTTGCGGTTGCCCATCTGGCGACCATTCGCTATATCCAGCAATCTGTGCCGGAAAAAATGGTGGCATTGCAGTCACTGTATAACGCAATTCCGTTAGGGGCAGTGATGGCAACAATGACGGCTATCAGTGGCTGGGGATTTGAGAACTGGGGAGCAAAAATTTTCTGGGGGATGGCTTTGATGGGGGCGCTGGCGCTGTTTGTCCGGCTGGAACCATCGGTATCTGTACGCGAAACCGAGATAGCAAAAACCACATCCTGA
- the gppA gene encoding guanosine-5'-triphosphate,3'-diphosphate diphosphatase → MSQAVSSPLYAAIDLGSNSFHMLIVRHVDGSIQTMAKIKRKVRLAAGLDEENSLSQEAMQRGWDCLSLFAERLQDIPQENIRVVGTATLRTATNVGTFLHKANQILGHKIETISGDEEAATIYKGVAHTSGGSGRRFVVDIGGASTELIIGEGFEAKALTSLKMGCVTWLEKHFRDRQLTKANFEHAIEDAKNTLTPILQQYRSLGWDVCVGASGTVQALQEIMLAQGMDEVITLTKLKRLQNQAMLADHLEELEIEGLTLERALVFPSGLSILIAIFEELQIEAMTLAGGALREGLVYEMVDGLRQDDIRERTIHSIQSRYQIDTVYAEQVAELASKLFHQCGGVGWVAEPQAEMLLRTAAQLHEIGLAIDYKKGGEHSAYLIQNSDLPGFTRAQRYCLGELIRRYRDNIATMPEQHALSGNSGKRLLRLLRLAVLLSHRRNSALEPRFTLKSSDDTLQLFLNAQWLESNPLTKAELEIEANRQTDMGWPLEVVAQE, encoded by the coding sequence ATGAGCCAAGCCGTATCTTCACCACTTTATGCTGCGATTGACCTCGGTTCAAACAGCTTCCATATGCTGATTGTCCGTCATGTTGACGGTAGCATTCAGACGATGGCCAAAATTAAACGCAAGGTCAGGCTGGCTGCCGGACTGGATGAAGAAAATTCACTGAGTCAGGAAGCGATGCAGCGCGGGTGGGATTGTCTGAGCCTGTTTGCTGAGCGTTTGCAGGATATTCCGCAAGAAAATATCCGGGTGGTCGGTACAGCAACACTGCGGACAGCCACCAATGTCGGAACATTTCTGCATAAGGCAAATCAGATACTGGGCCACAAGATCGAAACGATTTCCGGTGACGAAGAAGCCGCAACGATTTATAAAGGTGTGGCTCATACTTCCGGTGGAAGCGGACGCCGCTTTGTTGTCGATATTGGTGGTGCAAGTACTGAGCTGATCATTGGTGAAGGCTTTGAAGCAAAAGCGCTGACCAGCCTGAAAATGGGATGCGTCACCTGGCTGGAAAAACACTTCCGGGATCGCCAGCTCACCAAAGCGAATTTTGAGCATGCGATTGAAGATGCGAAAAATACACTGACTCCAATTCTGCAACAGTACCGCTCGCTGGGCTGGGATGTCTGCGTCGGTGCAAGTGGTACGGTTCAGGCATTACAGGAAATAATGCTGGCTCAGGGAATGGATGAAGTGATCACACTGACCAAACTGAAACGTTTGCAGAATCAGGCAATGCTGGCTGATCACCTCGAAGAACTGGAAATCGAAGGCCTGACACTGGAAAGAGCACTGGTGTTCCCTAGTGGCTTGTCAATTTTGATCGCGATATTCGAGGAACTTCAAATCGAAGCCATGACTTTAGCCGGCGGTGCACTAAGGGAAGGTCTGGTTTACGAGATGGTTGACGGATTGCGTCAGGACGATATCCGGGAACGGACTATCCATAGTATCCAGAGCCGTTATCAAATCGATACGGTGTATGCAGAGCAGGTTGCCGAGCTCGCCAGTAAACTATTTCATCAGTGTGGCGGCGTCGGCTGGGTAGCAGAACCACAGGCAGAAATGTTACTCAGAACGGCAGCTCAGTTACACGAAATCGGTTTGGCGATTGATTACAAAAAAGGCGGAGAACACAGCGCCTATCTGATCCAGAATTCAGATTTACCCGGTTTTACCCGGGCACAACGCTACTGTCTGGGAGAATTGATTCGCCGCTATCGGGATAATATTGCCACCATGCCGGAGCAACATGCTCTCTCAGGAAACAGTGGTAAGCGCTTACTCAGATTATTGCGTCTGGCCGTTTTACTCAGCCACCGGCGAAATTCCGCCCTAGAACCCCGCTTCACGCTGAAGTCTTCAGATGACACACTACAATTATTTCTGAATGCTCAATGGCTGGAAAGTAATCCGCTCACCAAAGCGGAACTGGAAATCGAAGCCAACCGACAAACTGATATGGGCTGGCCTCTGGAAGTGGTTGCACAGGAATAA
- the acs gene encoding acetate--CoA ligase — protein MSDVHIYPVKNNIKEHTHADNDTYLSMYQRSVSDPEGFWGEHGKIVDWIKPYTKVKQTSFDTGHVDIRWFEDGTLNVSANCIDRHLAERGDDVAIIWEGDNPLEDKTLTFNQLHSEVCRFANALKEQGVRKGDVVCLYMPMVPEAAVAMLACTRIGAVHTVVFGGFSPEALAGRIIDSDAKIVITADEGVRGGRAVPLKKNVDEALTNPEVKTISKVVVLRRTGGKVDWHEHRDIWWHEATETVADHCPPEAMKAEDPLFILYTSGSTGKPKGVLHTTGGYLVYATMTFKYVFDYQPGEVFWCTADVGWITGHTYLVYGPLSNGAKTILFEGVPNYPATSRMSEVVDKHQVNILYTAPTAIRALMAKGNEAIDGTSRDSLRIMGSVGEPINPEAWEWYYRTIGNEKSPIVDTWWQTETGGILITPLPGATELKPGSATRPFFGVQPALVDNIGNIVEGATEGNLVILDSWPGQMRTVYGDHDRFEQTYFSTFKGMYFTGDGARRDEDGYYWITGRVDDVLNVSGHRMGTAEIESALVAFDKIAEAAVVGIPHDIKGQAIYAYITLNDGIYPSSELHKEVKDWVRKEIGPIATPDVLHWTDALPKTRSGKIMRRILRKIATGDTSNLGDTSTLADPSVVDKLIAEKAALN, from the coding sequence ATGAGTGATGTTCATATTTATCCGGTAAAGAACAATATTAAAGAACATACCCACGCGGATAATGACACTTACTTATCAATGTACCAACGCTCCGTCAGCGATCCGGAAGGATTCTGGGGAGAACACGGAAAAATTGTTGACTGGATAAAGCCCTACACCAAAGTAAAACAGACCTCATTCGATACCGGTCATGTAGATATCCGCTGGTTTGAAGACGGAACCCTCAATGTTTCAGCCAACTGTATTGACCGGCATCTGGCTGAACGGGGTGATGATGTTGCAATTATCTGGGAAGGCGACAATCCGCTGGAAGATAAAACACTGACCTTTAATCAACTCCACAGTGAAGTCTGTCGCTTTGCCAATGCGCTGAAAGAACAGGGTGTCCGTAAAGGTGATGTCGTCTGTCTTTATATGCCGATGGTTCCGGAAGCCGCTGTTGCGATGCTCGCCTGTACCCGGATTGGGGCAGTCCATACCGTCGTCTTCGGCGGATTCTCTCCGGAAGCACTTGCCGGACGGATTATCGACTCCGATGCAAAAATTGTGATTACTGCTGACGAAGGTGTCCGCGGCGGACGGGCCGTTCCGCTAAAAAAGAATGTTGATGAAGCGCTGACCAACCCTGAAGTAAAAACCATCAGCAAAGTCGTGGTCCTGAGACGGACCGGCGGTAAGGTAGACTGGCATGAACACCGCGATATCTGGTGGCATGAAGCCACAGAAACCGTTGCCGACCATTGTCCGCCGGAAGCGATGAAAGCTGAAGATCCGCTCTTCATTCTTTATACCTCAGGTTCAACCGGCAAACCGAAAGGTGTTTTGCATACGACCGGCGGTTATCTGGTTTATGCCACCATGACTTTCAAATACGTCTTCGACTATCAACCCGGAGAAGTCTTCTGGTGTACGGCAGACGTGGGCTGGATTACCGGTCACACTTATCTGGTTTACGGTCCGCTATCCAACGGCGCCAAAACGATTCTGTTTGAAGGCGTACCGAATTATCCGGCCACCAGCCGGATGAGCGAAGTAGTCGATAAACATCAGGTCAATATCCTTTATACTGCCCCGACAGCCATCCGGGCTCTGATGGCAAAAGGTAATGAAGCGATTGACGGCACCTCGCGGGACAGCCTGCGGATTATGGGATCTGTCGGAGAGCCGATCAATCCGGAGGCATGGGAATGGTATTACCGGACTATCGGTAATGAAAAGTCACCTATCGTTGATACCTGGTGGCAAACCGAAACCGGCGGTATTCTGATCACACCACTTCCCGGCGCAACTGAATTAAAACCCGGCTCAGCCACCCGGCCATTCTTTGGTGTTCAACCGGCACTGGTTGACAATATTGGCAATATCGTCGAAGGCGCAACCGAAGGTAATCTGGTGATTCTGGATTCCTGGCCCGGTCAGATGCGCACGGTATATGGCGATCACGACCGTTTCGAACAGACCTACTTCTCCACTTTCAAAGGGATGTACTTTACCGGAGATGGAGCCCGCAGAGACGAAGACGGCTATTACTGGATTACCGGCCGGGTCGATGATGTTCTCAATGTTTCCGGTCACCGGATGGGGACCGCAGAAATCGAATCAGCACTGGTTGCATTCGATAAAATAGCCGAGGCCGCTGTCGTAGGGATTCCGCACGATATTAAAGGACAGGCTATCTACGCCTACATCACCTTAAACGATGGCATTTACCCATCTTCCGAGCTGCATAAAGAAGTCAAAGACTGGGTTCGCAAAGAGATCGGTCCGATAGCAACACCGGATGTCCTGCACTGGACTGATGCACTTCCCAAAACACGTTCAGGGAAAATCATGCGCCGGATTTTACGTAAGATTGCTACCGGTGATACCAGTAATCTTGGAGATACTTCAACACTGGCCGATCCAAGTGTCGTGGATAAACTCATCGCAGAAAAAGCCGCACTCAACTAA